A window of the Salvelinus alpinus chromosome 3, SLU_Salpinus.1, whole genome shotgun sequence genome harbors these coding sequences:
- the memo1 gene encoding protein MEMO1: MSNRTVCREASHAGSWYAASGSQLNTQLEGWLSQAQSTIGPARAIIAPHAGYSYCGACAAHAYKQIDPSVTRRVFILGPSHHVPLSRCALSSAEVYKTPLYDLRIDQNVYADLWKTGMFERMSLQTDEDEHSIEMHLPYTAKAMESHKDELSIVPVLVGALSESKEQDYGKLLSRYLADPSNLFIISSDFCHWGQRFRYTYYDEAQGEIHRSIEHLDKMGMGIIETLDPMSFTNYLKKYHNTICGRHPIGVLLNAVSELRKSGTEMKFSFLNYAQSSQCRNWQDSSVSYAAGALIVH, from the exons GCTCCCAGCTAAATACACAACTAGAAGGTTGGCTGTCTCAAGCACAATCCACTATCGGCCCTGCTAGAGCCATCATAGCACC GCATGCTGGGTATTCCTACTGCGGTGCTTGTGCTGCACACGCCTACAAACAAATAGATCCTTCTGTCAC TCGCAGGGTGTTCATCTTGGGTCCGTCTCACCATGTTCCTCTGTCCCGCTGCGCCCTGTCCTCTGCTGAGGTTTATAAAACACCTCTCTACGATCTCAGGATTGACCAGAATG tctaTGCTGACCTCTGGAAGACTGGGATGTTTGAGAGAATGAGTCTCCAGACAGACGAGGATGAGCACAGCATTGAAATGCATCTGCCTTACACTGCTAAAGCCATGGAGAG TCATAAAGATGAGCTCAGCATTGTCCCGGTGCTGGTGGGAGCCCTCAGTGAGTCTAAAGAACAGGATTATGGGAAACTGCTCAGCAGGTATCTGGCTGATCCCTCCAACTTGTTCATCATCTCCTCTGATTTCTGCCACTGGG GTCAACGGTTCCGCTACACGTACTATGACGAGGCTCAAGGAGAGATCCACAGATCCATTGAACACCTTGATAAAATG gGTATGGGCATTATAGAAACACTGGACCCCATGTCCTTCACCAACTACTTGAAGAAATACCACAACACCATCTGTGGACGTCATCCTATTGGAGTGCTGCTTAAT GCCGTGTCTGAGCTGAGGAAGAGTGGAACAGAGATGAAGTTCTCCTTCCTGAACTATGCCCAGTCGTCCCAGTGCAGGAACTGGCAGGACAGCTCTGTTAGCTACGCAGCCGGGGCCCTCATTGTACATTGA